Proteins encoded together in one Prevotella scopos JCM 17725 window:
- a CDS encoding YkvA family protein: protein MELPDFQKYKDKFTQQDFSDKIQRIAKRAGAKLIYVALLLYYLMQSDKVSFKDKAIIVGALGYLISPLDAVPDAIPIAGLADDLGVLLYALNKVWTSVDDNMKKQAREKLSKWFDDDEINVAEDLFTEDTTDTPV from the coding sequence ATGGAATTACCTGATTTTCAGAAATACAAAGATAAGTTTACTCAGCAGGATTTTTCAGACAAAATACAACGCATCGCAAAACGCGCTGGTGCTAAGTTGATATATGTAGCATTACTTTTGTATTATTTGATGCAAAGTGACAAGGTGTCGTTTAAAGACAAGGCTATTATTGTGGGTGCGTTGGGTTACCTAATCTCGCCACTTGATGCTGTGCCAGATGCTATTCCTATAGCAGGGCTTGCAGATGATCTTGGTGTTCTGCTTTATGCATTAAATAAGGTGTGGACATCTGTTGATGATAATATGAAGAAGCAGGCACGTGAGAAATTGTCAAAGTGGTTTGATGACGATGAGATAAACGTAGCAGAGGATCTTTTCACAGAAGATACTACTGATACACCAGTATAA
- the clpB gene encoding ATP-dependent chaperone ClpB, with protein sequence MTFEKFTIKAQEAVQSAINIAQRNGQQTIEPVHILVGVMDKGKDVINYVFQKIGVNAQAVETAIQNEMSHLPKVSGGEPYLSSETNQVMQRTVETSQKMGDDFVSIEPMLLALLAVNSTASRILKDAGCTEKEMTAAINDLRQGQKVQSQSGDENYQSLQKYARNLIEDARAGKLDPVIGRDEEIRRVLQILSRRTKNNPILIGEPGTGKTAIVEGLAERIVRGDVPENLKDKQLYSLDMGAMLAGAKYKGEFEERLKSVVKEVMQADGNIILFIDEIHTLVGAGGGEGAMDAANILKPALARGELRAIGATTLNEYQKYFEKDKALERRFQTVMVDEPDELDAISILRGLKERYENHHKVRIQDDACIAAVKLSERYISDRFLPDKAIDLMDEAAAKLRMERDSVPEELDEISRRLKQLEIEREAIKRENDTEKITQLDKEIAELKEQEHGFRAKWEGERGLVNKIQQDKQEIEQLKYEADRAEREGNYERVAEIRYSRLKQLEDDIKNIQQQLQATQDGQAMVREEVTADDIAEVVSRWTGIPVTRMLQSEKDKLLHLEDELHKRVIGQDEAITAVADAVRRSRAGLQDPKKPIASFIFLGTTGTGKTELAKALADYLFNDESMMTRIDMSEYQEKFSVTRLIGAPPGYVGYDEGGQFTEAVRRKPYSVVLFDEIEKAHPDVFNILLQVLDDGHLTDNKGRIVNFKNTIIIMTSNLGSQYIQQQFEHLNDTNREEVIDKAKVAVMDMLKKTIRPEFLNRIDETIMFLPLTKEQIGEVVRLQLERVKDMLKAQGVDLQWTDPAINYLADVGYDPEFGARPVKRAIQRYVLNDLSKSLLAGTVKCDKPVIIDSFGEGLVFRN encoded by the coding sequence ATGACATTTGAGAAATTTACAATCAAAGCACAAGAAGCTGTTCAGAGTGCGATAAACATTGCACAGCGAAATGGACAGCAGACCATTGAGCCAGTACACATATTAGTTGGTGTAATGGATAAAGGAAAGGACGTAATAAATTACGTCTTCCAGAAAATTGGCGTCAATGCACAAGCTGTAGAGACTGCCATTCAGAATGAGATGAGCCACTTACCAAAAGTATCTGGTGGTGAACCCTACCTCTCTTCTGAAACCAATCAGGTGATGCAGCGTACAGTAGAGACCTCCCAGAAGATGGGTGATGACTTCGTTAGTATCGAACCGATGCTACTCGCCCTACTTGCAGTGAACTCAACCGCAAGCCGTATATTGAAAGATGCGGGTTGTACCGAGAAGGAAATGACAGCTGCTATCAATGATCTTAGACAAGGTCAGAAGGTACAGTCGCAAAGTGGTGACGAGAACTATCAGTCATTACAAAAGTATGCGCGCAACCTTATCGAGGATGCACGTGCAGGAAAACTCGACCCAGTGATTGGTCGTGATGAAGAGATTCGTAGAGTATTACAGATTCTATCTCGTCGTACAAAGAATAACCCTATTCTCATTGGTGAGCCAGGTACTGGTAAGACAGCTATCGTTGAGGGGTTAGCAGAGAGAATCGTTCGTGGTGATGTGCCAGAAAACTTAAAGGACAAGCAACTCTACTCATTGGATATGGGTGCAATGTTGGCTGGTGCTAAGTATAAAGGTGAGTTCGAGGAGCGACTTAAGAGTGTGGTTAAGGAAGTAATGCAGGCTGATGGTAACATCATTCTCTTCATTGATGAGATTCACACATTGGTTGGCGCAGGTGGTGGCGAAGGTGCCATGGATGCTGCAAACATTTTGAAACCAGCTTTGGCACGTGGCGAGTTGAGAGCTATTGGTGCAACGACATTGAATGAATACCAGAAATATTTTGAGAAAGATAAGGCTCTTGAGCGTCGTTTCCAAACAGTTATGGTAGATGAACCAGACGAATTGGACGCTATCTCTATCCTTCGTGGATTGAAGGAACGTTATGAGAATCATCACAAGGTACGTATCCAAGATGATGCTTGTATCGCAGCTGTTAAGCTTTCTGAGCGTTATATCTCAGACCGTTTCTTGCCAGATAAAGCTATCGACTTGATGGATGAGGCTGCTGCAAAACTGCGTATGGAACGTGACTCTGTACCAGAGGAGTTGGATGAAATCAGTCGTAGATTGAAGCAGCTTGAGATTGAGCGTGAGGCTATCAAGCGCGAGAACGACACAGAAAAGATTACACAACTCGACAAAGAGATTGCTGAACTCAAAGAGCAGGAACATGGTTTCCGCGCTAAGTGGGAAGGCGAACGTGGACTGGTGAATAAGATTCAGCAGGATAAACAAGAGATTGAACAGCTCAAGTATGAGGCTGACCGTGCCGAGCGTGAGGGTAATTACGAGCGTGTTGCCGAGATTAGATACTCACGACTAAAGCAATTAGAAGACGATATCAAGAACATCCAACAGCAGTTGCAAGCGACACAAGATGGGCAAGCAATGGTGCGCGAGGAGGTTACAGCAGATGATATCGCTGAGGTTGTGAGCCGTTGGACAGGTATTCCTGTCACACGAATGTTACAAAGTGAGAAGGATAAACTGCTCCACTTAGAGGATGAACTACACAAGCGTGTCATCGGACAAGATGAGGCTATCACTGCCGTGGCAGATGCTGTTCGTCGTTCACGTGCAGGATTGCAAGATCCAAAGAAGCCTATTGCTTCCTTCATCTTCTTAGGTACAACGGGTACCGGTAAGACTGAGTTGGCAAAGGCATTGGCTGATTATCTCTTCAATGACGAGTCTATGATGACCCGAATTGATATGAGTGAGTATCAAGAGAAGTTCAGTGTAACTCGACTCATCGGTGCGCCTCCTGGATATGTAGGCTATGATGAGGGTGGTCAGTTTACTGAGGCTGTACGCCGCAAGCCTTACTCTGTCGTACTCTTTGATGAGATTGAGAAGGCACATCCAGACGTATTCAACATTCTTTTGCAGGTGTTGGACGATGGTCATCTGACAGATAATAAGGGACGAATTGTGAACTTCAAGAATACGATTATCATCATGACATCAAATCTTGGTTCACAATATATCCAGCAACAGTTTGAACATCTTAACGATACTAACCGTGAAGAAGTAATCGACAAGGCAAAAGTTGCGGTAATGGATATGCTGAAGAAGACTATTCGTCCAGAGTTCCTCAACCGTATCGATGAGACTATCATGTTCTTGCCTTTGACAAAAGAGCAGATTGGTGAGGTTGTTCGTCTACAGCTGGAGAGAGTTAAGGATATGTTAAAGGCACAAGGTGTTGACCTTCAATGGACAGACCCAGCCATCAATTATCTTGCTGACGTGGGTTATGACCCAGAGTTTGGCGCACGCCCTGTCAAACGAGCTATCCAACGTTACGTATTGAATGACCTTAGTAAGTCATTACTTGCAGGAACTGTCAAATGTGACAAGCCTGTCATCATCGACAGCTTCGGTGAGGGCTTAGTATTCAGAAATTAA
- a CDS encoding trypsin-like peptidase domain-containing protein, giving the protein MKNLSKFLVGAACVTALAFSTGAFIKVYAAEAPAATPGQPVDLTYAAEKALPAVVHIKYVQNSKTQMVDVQDDPFGGFFDPFGFFGNPNQGNGSRRQQVQTPKKEATGSGVIISSDGYIVTNNHVVEGADELTITLNDNREFSARIVGTDKQTDLALLKVNATNLPTLPIGDSDKLKVGEWVIAVGNPYNLNNTVTAGIVSAKSRGLGATRNGIESFIQTDAAINQGNSGGALVNTQGELVGINAMLYSQTGAYSGYGFAIPTSIMNKVVDDIKKYGSVQRVMLGIQGGDVLNYINTQKEEGKNVDLGTNAGVYVNEVSEDGNGAALGLTKGDVITKFDGQKVTRMSELQQALNSKRPGDKATVTYIRNKKEVSKTITLKNAQGTTKVIEQADIDILGGQFRPVQNELKKQLNISYGLEVLKVNNGALKTAGISRGFIIQNVNENMVKNIDDLQNIVKKASTSKDPVLYVQGIYPTGKKAYFAIPLAD; this is encoded by the coding sequence ATGAAGAATTTATCAAAGTTTTTGGTTGGTGCAGCATGTGTTACTGCCCTAGCTTTTTCTACTGGCGCTTTCATCAAAGTTTATGCAGCTGAAGCACCAGCTGCAACTCCTGGTCAGCCTGTTGATCTCACTTACGCAGCAGAGAAAGCACTTCCTGCTGTTGTTCACATCAAGTATGTCCAGAATTCTAAGACACAGATGGTGGATGTACAAGATGACCCATTTGGTGGATTTTTTGACCCATTTGGTTTCTTTGGAAATCCTAACCAAGGTAATGGTTCACGTCGTCAACAGGTTCAGACGCCTAAGAAGGAGGCTACAGGTAGCGGTGTTATCATTTCATCTGATGGTTATATCGTAACAAATAATCACGTTGTTGAGGGTGCCGATGAATTAACAATCACACTGAATGACAATCGTGAGTTCTCTGCACGCATCGTTGGAACTGACAAACAGACAGACCTTGCTCTTTTGAAAGTCAATGCAACGAACCTCCCTACCCTTCCTATTGGCGACTCCGACAAGTTGAAGGTAGGAGAATGGGTAATTGCTGTAGGTAACCCATACAACCTCAACAATACTGTAACAGCCGGCATCGTAAGTGCAAAGTCACGTGGCTTGGGTGCTACACGCAATGGTATCGAGAGCTTTATCCAGACTGACGCAGCCATCAATCAGGGTAACTCTGGTGGTGCATTGGTAAATACACAGGGTGAGCTGGTTGGTATCAACGCTATGCTCTATTCACAGACGGGTGCATACAGCGGTTATGGCTTTGCTATTCCAACTTCCATCATGAACAAAGTTGTTGATGATATTAAGAAGTATGGTAGCGTACAACGTGTAATGCTCGGCATCCAAGGTGGTGATGTCCTGAATTACATCAACACACAGAAGGAAGAGGGTAAAAACGTTGACCTCGGTACAAACGCAGGTGTTTATGTAAACGAAGTGTCTGAGGATGGCAATGGTGCAGCCTTAGGTCTGACAAAGGGTGATGTTATCACTAAGTTTGACGGACAAAAGGTAACACGCATGTCTGAACTTCAGCAAGCACTCAACAGCAAGCGTCCTGGCGACAAGGCAACAGTGACCTACATCCGTAACAAGAAGGAAGTTTCAAAGACTATCACACTGAAGAATGCCCAGGGTACGACAAAAGTAATTGAGCAGGCTGACATTGACATCCTTGGTGGACAGTTCCGTCCAGTACAAAATGAGCTTAAAAAGCAGTTAAATATCAGCTATGGCTTGGAAGTATTAAAAGTTAACAATGGTGCTTTGAAGACTGCAGGAATCAGTCGCGGATTTATCATTCAGAATGTAAATGAAAACATGGTGAAGAACATTGATGACTTACAAAACATCGTTAAGAAGGCATCAACCAGCAAAGATCCTGTACTCTACGTTCAAGGTATATACCCAACTGGCAAGAAGGCTTATTTCGCTATTCCACTTGCTGACTAA
- a CDS encoding PqqD family protein: MKVKKGFNLREVCGEHIIVAEGDENIDFSNIISMNESSAYLWEEVQKMDSFTIDTLVDLICNEYEIDKDTARKDASMLAAQWGTAGIIEGDDIPEDDSTPDKEEASKVANDTLNNTETKEEKPKKKSFFKRLFG, encoded by the coding sequence ATGAAAGTAAAGAAAGGCTTTAACCTCCGTGAAGTATGCGGAGAGCATATCATCGTTGCAGAAGGAGATGAGAATATTGACTTCAGCAATATCATATCAATGAACGAAAGTTCAGCATACTTGTGGGAAGAAGTACAAAAGATGGATTCCTTTACAATAGATACGCTTGTAGATTTAATCTGCAATGAGTATGAAATTGATAAGGATACAGCTCGTAAGGATGCTTCAATGCTTGCTGCTCAATGGGGGACTGCTGGTATTATTGAAGGTGATGACATTCCAGAAGATGACTCAACACCAGACAAAGAGGAGGCTAGTAAAGTAGCAAACGACACACTGAACAACACTGAAACAAAAGAAGAAAAGCCTAAGAAGAAAAGTTTCTTTAAGCGTCTTTTTGGATAA
- a CDS encoding serine hydrolase domain-containing protein, giving the protein MASKAYNVLFIVAMLLFSSCSVFRGLTLDGPSGPDIYEYQKLERDTIFKGNNPFHFPLAASHRCIDRSMHITHKKAGNAEEMRIDSLVEQWFGKDGQLLIIHNDSIVYDQWTEPFYPRKNATIFSVSKSLTGLLCGIAVDEGYIKSVDDYVTDYIPELAQYNATFKKLRIVHLLNMQAGFDFYEDYELTLKGLFKIFKITQLQYGHDFTRLFRHIKFKSQPGEKYEYNSLTTALLSWIIERATGKTYANYMSEKVWKPLGMERDAWVTIDSRKHHHTQGFGGIATNVYDLAKIGRLYLNGGTWNGKQIVSKEWIDKSLEKTTENKGYHYCWYHQYRDNNADNSSFYAFGVGHQFIYINQKKNVIIVRIGNNYNWMGWEMSFFDSLCDKLF; this is encoded by the coding sequence ATGGCATCAAAAGCATATAACGTTCTATTTATTGTAGCTATGTTGTTGTTCAGTAGTTGCAGCGTATTCCGTGGACTCACACTCGATGGTCCTTCTGGTCCGGATATATATGAATATCAGAAGTTGGAACGAGACACTATTTTCAAAGGAAACAATCCGTTTCATTTTCCACTTGCTGCATCGCATCGTTGCATAGATAGAAGTATGCATATAACTCACAAAAAGGCAGGAAATGCAGAGGAGATGCGAATAGATTCACTCGTTGAGCAATGGTTTGGAAAAGATGGGCAATTGCTTATTATTCATAACGACAGTATTGTTTACGACCAATGGACAGAGCCTTTTTATCCAAGAAAGAATGCTACCATTTTCTCTGTTTCCAAATCGTTGACGGGGCTTCTTTGTGGTATTGCCGTAGACGAAGGTTATATCAAGAGCGTAGACGACTATGTAACTGATTATATTCCAGAATTGGCACAATACAATGCTACATTCAAAAAGTTACGGATTGTCCACCTACTGAATATGCAGGCTGGTTTCGATTTTTACGAGGACTATGAATTGACTCTAAAAGGTTTATTTAAAATATTCAAGATAACTCAACTGCAATATGGGCACGACTTCACCCGACTTTTCCGACACATAAAGTTCAAAAGTCAGCCTGGCGAGAAATATGAATATAACAGTTTAACAACAGCTCTACTCTCTTGGATTATTGAACGAGCTACGGGTAAAACCTATGCAAACTATATGAGTGAGAAGGTATGGAAACCATTAGGTATGGAACGCGATGCATGGGTTACAATAGACAGTCGTAAGCATCATCACACACAAGGCTTTGGAGGTATTGCTACAAACGTGTATGACCTTGCAAAAATAGGAAGATTATATTTGAATGGTGGTACGTGGAATGGGAAGCAAATTGTCAGCAAGGAGTGGATAGACAAGAGCTTAGAAAAGACTACCGAGAATAAAGGTTATCATTATTGCTGGTACCATCAGTATCGCGATAACAATGCCGATAACTCTTCTTTTTATGCGTTTGGTGTCGGACACCAATTCATTTATATTAATCAGAAGAAGAATGTGATTATTGTCCGAATAGGAAACAACTACAATTGGATGGGATGGGAAATGTCATTTTTCGACTCCTTGTGCGACAAATTGTTCTAA
- a CDS encoding S24/S26 family peptidase produces MSKTTLTTSEIQFANAEFLPEVVKILNEGHTVTLRLRGYSMRPFLENDRDKALLVKPSTIKVGDPVLAEISPNHFVLHRIDRIDGDNITLRGDGNLKVEHCKKENIVGAVIGFYRKGRKDMDTTDCRKWKLYSFFWIRLLPVRRYLLGFYRRIWIPIFGPI; encoded by the coding sequence ATGTCAAAGACTACACTTACTACTTCTGAAATTCAGTTTGCAAATGCAGAGTTCTTACCAGAAGTTGTCAAGATATTGAATGAAGGTCATACTGTAACATTACGCCTTCGTGGATACTCCATGCGACCCTTTCTCGAGAACGACCGCGATAAAGCATTGCTCGTGAAACCCTCAACTATAAAGGTTGGCGACCCTGTCTTAGCAGAGATCTCACCAAATCATTTTGTCTTACATCGCATAGACAGAATTGACGGCGACAACATCACCTTACGTGGTGACGGCAATCTTAAAGTTGAACATTGCAAAAAAGAAAACATTGTAGGTGCAGTTATTGGCTTTTATCGAAAAGGTCGGAAGGATATGGATACCACAGATTGTCGAAAATGGAAGCTATATAGCTTTTTTTGGATTCGACTTCTTCCTGTCAGAAGATATTTATTAGGCTTTTATAGACGTATTTGGATTCCTATCTTTGGACCGATTTAA
- a CDS encoding sigma-70 family RNA polymerase sigma factor, with protein MRQLKITKSITNRESASLDKYLQEIGHEEMISIEEEVELAQKIRNGDRKALERLTKANLRFVVSVAKQYQNQGLSLPDLINEGNVGLIKAAEKFDETRGFKFISYAVWWIRQSILQAIAEQSRIIRLPLNQVSSVNKINKILTQFEQEYERRPSIDEIAQNTDIPEDKIIDAMKVNSRHISVDAPFYDDEQSSLLDVIPNDNTPSTDKELVEESLREEIGRALQILEEREKVVVEAYFGINQREMTLEEIGSKYNLTRERVRQIKEKAIRRLRQQTNSKVLKAYLGQ; from the coding sequence ATGAGACAGTTGAAAATCACAAAATCGATTACGAATCGAGAGAGTGCTTCTCTTGACAAGTATCTGCAGGAAATAGGTCACGAAGAAATGATTAGTATTGAGGAAGAAGTCGAACTCGCTCAGAAAATTAGAAACGGTGATCGAAAGGCGTTAGAACGCTTAACTAAAGCCAACCTACGTTTCGTTGTCTCTGTTGCAAAGCAATATCAAAACCAGGGGCTCTCCCTACCCGACCTAATAAACGAGGGCAATGTAGGACTCATAAAGGCTGCAGAAAAGTTTGATGAAACGCGTGGCTTCAAGTTTATCTCATACGCTGTATGGTGGATAAGACAAAGCATCCTGCAAGCTATAGCCGAACAAAGTCGTATCATTAGACTACCACTAAATCAAGTTAGTTCTGTCAACAAAATTAATAAGATTTTGACACAGTTCGAACAAGAGTACGAGCGTCGCCCAAGCATTGATGAGATTGCACAGAACACGGATATTCCAGAAGACAAGATCATTGATGCAATGAAAGTTAACTCGCGTCATATTTCGGTAGATGCACCATTCTATGACGATGAACAAAGTAGCTTGTTAGATGTCATTCCTAATGATAACACACCATCTACTGACAAAGAGTTGGTTGAAGAGAGCCTACGCGAGGAAATAGGTAGAGCCTTACAGATTCTCGAAGAGAGAGAGAAGGTAGTTGTAGAGGCATACTTTGGAATAAACCAACGTGAAATGACCTTGGAAGAGATTGGAAGTAAATACAATCTCACGCGTGAACGGGTAAGACAGATTAAGGAAAAGGCAATAAGGCGCCTACGCCAGCAGACCAATAGTAAGGTTCTGAAGGCTTATTTAGGACAATAA
- a CDS encoding S9 family peptidase has product MKRILFLCVSMLTAFHLMAGEPISLKDITNGTFAAKRISGVNPLEGTSEFAQISSDARQVVKYSFKTGNSTGVIFDLADAKGEQLKSFDDYQISNDGNRLLLQTNTNRIYRRSFTANFYLYDVKTKQLKKLSKAGAEQIPTFSPDGRYIAYVNQNNIYITDGENVKQVTTDGEFNKIINGLPDWVNEEEFGFNNALAWSADSKTLSWIKYDESQVKTYTLQFYKGSHPTFEQFAIYPGDYNYKYPKAGEANSKVSAWSYNLSDGKVRKYDLPLAADGYIPRIKQTFDANRIILYTMNRHQDELNLYAANPLTGACKLLIKESVPKYVKEEAMEGIRIMKDQILVPSDRDGYMHLYLYNKDGKLLRQIDKGNYDVTEIYGYDEKTGNTYFQAAARKPMQREIYVADKSGKLTCLSARAGWNVASFSGDYKYFLNTWSDSNHPYVFAIYDNKGKEIREVLNNNELQAKLAKYGNTGVEFFTFTTSEGVKLNGWMVKPADFDASKKYPVIMHQYSGPGSQQVVDNWSVGSMGSGAMYDYYLTQKGYIVVTIDGRGTGARGAAFEKCTYLRLGDLESKDQVEAALWLGKQSYVDASRIGIWGWSFGGFNTLMSMSEGRNAFKAGVAIAPPTNWRYYDSVYTERYMRTPQENAEGYAINPIKRAENLYGKLLICHGLTDDNVHPQNAFEYSEALIQADKDFKENLYTNRNHGIYGGNTRNHLLRQVAEWFIENL; this is encoded by the coding sequence ATGAAACGTATATTATTTCTTTGTGTATCAATGCTAACCGCATTTCATTTGATGGCAGGAGAACCTATTTCTTTGAAAGACATTACGAATGGCACTTTTGCTGCTAAGCGTATCTCGGGGGTTAATCCTTTGGAAGGAACTTCTGAGTTTGCTCAAATATCATCTGATGCCCGTCAGGTGGTAAAGTATTCTTTTAAGACGGGTAACTCCACTGGGGTTATCTTTGACCTTGCTGATGCTAAGGGTGAGCAATTAAAGTCATTCGATGATTATCAGATTTCAAATGATGGCAACCGACTACTTTTGCAAACGAATACGAATCGTATTTATAGACGTTCGTTCACAGCTAATTTCTATCTTTATGATGTTAAAACGAAGCAATTAAAGAAACTCTCAAAAGCTGGTGCTGAGCAGATTCCTACTTTCTCACCTGATGGCCGATATATTGCTTATGTCAATCAGAATAACATCTATATTACAGATGGTGAGAACGTAAAACAAGTTACTACGGATGGTGAATTCAATAAAATTATCAATGGTTTACCAGATTGGGTGAATGAAGAAGAGTTTGGTTTTAATAATGCACTTGCTTGGAGTGCAGATAGTAAGACATTAAGCTGGATTAAGTATGATGAAAGTCAGGTAAAGACTTATACACTACAGTTCTACAAAGGTTCGCACCCAACATTTGAGCAGTTCGCTATCTATCCAGGTGATTATAATTACAAGTATCCAAAGGCTGGTGAGGCTAACTCAAAAGTGAGTGCGTGGTCTTATAATCTGAGTGATGGTAAAGTACGCAAGTATGATTTACCATTGGCTGCGGATGGTTATATTCCACGTATCAAGCAGACCTTCGATGCAAATAGAATTATCCTTTACACAATGAATCGCCATCAGGACGAGTTGAATCTTTATGCGGCTAACCCTCTTACAGGTGCTTGTAAATTGCTGATTAAAGAGAGTGTTCCAAAGTATGTAAAGGAGGAAGCAATGGAGGGTATTCGAATTATGAAAGATCAGATTCTTGTTCCTTCAGACCGTGATGGTTATATGCACCTTTATTTATATAATAAGGATGGTAAGCTTTTACGTCAGATTGATAAGGGGAACTATGATGTAACAGAAATCTACGGTTATGATGAGAAGACGGGAAATACCTACTTCCAAGCAGCTGCACGTAAGCCAATGCAGCGTGAGATATATGTTGCAGATAAGTCAGGTAAGTTGACTTGCCTTTCTGCTCGTGCGGGATGGAATGTTGCTTCATTCTCTGGTGATTATAAGTATTTCCTCAATACATGGAGTGATAGCAACCACCCATACGTATTTGCTATCTATGATAACAAAGGTAAAGAGATACGTGAGGTGCTTAATAATAATGAACTGCAAGCAAAGTTGGCAAAGTATGGCAACACTGGAGTTGAATTCTTTACATTTACAACTTCTGAGGGTGTGAAACTTAATGGTTGGATGGTGAAGCCAGCGGACTTTGATGCTTCAAAGAAGTATCCTGTTATTATGCATCAGTATAGTGGTCCGGGCAGTCAGCAGGTTGTAGATAACTGGAGTGTTGGTTCTATGGGTAGTGGTGCGATGTATGACTATTACTTGACACAGAAGGGTTATATTGTTGTTACCATAGATGGACGTGGAACTGGTGCCCGTGGTGCGGCATTCGAGAAGTGCACTTATCTGAGACTTGGCGACTTAGAATCAAAAGATCAGGTTGAAGCTGCTTTGTGGTTGGGTAAGCAAAGTTATGTTGATGCTTCACGTATAGGTATCTGGGGATGGAGTTTCGGTGGTTTCAACACATTGATGAGTATGAGTGAGGGACGTAATGCTTTTAAAGCAGGTGTGGCAATTGCTCCACCAACAAATTGGCGCTATTATGATTCTGTTTATACAGAGCGATATATGCGTACACCACAAGAGAATGCCGAAGGGTATGCTATCAATCCTATAAAGCGTGCAGAGAATCTTTATGGTAAACTTTTAATCTGCCATGGTCTGACTGATGACAATGTTCATCCGCAGAATGCTTTTGAGTACTCTGAAGCATTAATACAGGCTGATAAGGACTTTAAGGAGAATCTTTATACCAATCGTAACCATGGCATCTATGGTGGTAACACACGTAATCATTTGTTGCGCCAAGTAGCTGAATGGTTTATCGAAAATCTTTAA
- a CDS encoding FeoB-associated Cys-rich membrane protein, whose translation MWQYIVIAVILISAIGYVLYRMWQSFRAAKDPCHGCAGCALHDKLKEKQKKNGYKKPVCFK comes from the coding sequence ATGTGGCAATATATTGTAATAGCAGTTATACTTATATCTGCTATAGGCTACGTACTTTATCGTATGTGGCAATCTTTCCGTGCAGCGAAAGACCCTTGTCATGGATGTGCAGGTTGTGCTTTACATGATAAGTTGAAAGAGAAACAAAAGAAGAATGGGTATAAGAAGCCTGTCTGTTTCAAATAG
- a CDS encoding TIGR01212 family radical SAM protein (This family includes YhcC from E. coli K-12, an uncharacterized radical SAM protein.), whose product MEQYYCDFGNWLRSQFPYKVQKISVNAGFTCPNRDGRIGRGGCIYCNNQTFNPAYCDNGKSVTQQLEDGKRFFSGKYPEMKYLAYFQAYTNTYGTNDHIKKLYEEALAVEDVVGLVIGTRPDCINDDLLDYFEELNRRTFLIVEYGVETCNDETLRLVNRGHDFACARKAIEETARRGIRVGAHIILGLPGEDAKESLRQAPIISSLPLTTLKIHQLQIIRGTRLAKMYAEKSFHLYTVEEFIKLIADYISLLRPDLVLERFVSQSPPDLLIAPKWGLKNYEFTHRLHNYMKEKLNNKVQSDK is encoded by the coding sequence ATGGAACAATATTATTGCGACTTCGGGAACTGGCTACGCTCTCAGTTCCCTTACAAAGTACAGAAGATATCGGTTAACGCAGGCTTTACCTGTCCTAACCGAGACGGAAGAATAGGGCGTGGTGGTTGCATCTACTGCAATAATCAAACCTTTAATCCTGCCTATTGTGATAATGGGAAAAGCGTTACTCAACAGCTTGAAGACGGCAAAAGATTCTTCTCTGGGAAATACCCTGAGATGAAATATCTTGCTTATTTTCAAGCCTATACAAACACATACGGCACTAACGACCACATAAAGAAGCTCTATGAGGAAGCACTTGCCGTGGAGGATGTGGTTGGACTAGTTATCGGTACACGTCCCGACTGCATTAATGACGACCTCTTAGATTACTTTGAGGAGCTGAATCGCCGCACATTCCTCATCGTTGAGTATGGTGTGGAAACCTGCAATGATGAAACATTACGACTGGTTAATCGTGGGCATGACTTTGCCTGTGCTCGCAAAGCTATTGAAGAGACTGCCCGACGTGGTATTCGTGTCGGTGCACATATCATCCTCGGACTACCTGGTGAGGATGCAAAAGAGAGTTTAAGACAAGCACCTATCATCTCTTCTCTTCCCTTGACAACATTGAAGATTCATCAGTTACAGATTATCCGTGGAACACGTCTTGCAAAGATGTACGCTGAAAAGTCATTTCACCTTTATACGGTTGAAGAGTTTATCAAACTCATAGCAGATTACATTAGCCTTCTCCGCCCCGACCTAGTACTCGAACGCTTTGTCAGCCAGAGTCCTCCCGACCTCCTCATCGCTCCAAAGTGGGGACTGAAGAACTATGAGTTTACACATCGCCTTCATAACTATATGAAAGAAAAGTTGAATAATAAAGTTCAATCAGACAAATGA